GATCGGGTACCGGCTGGAAGACGTCCCAATGCTCGACGATCTTGCCATCCGCAAAACGGAAAAGCTCGACCACCGAAGCGCCGCGGTCGTCGCGCGACAATTTGCCTCGATAGTGCACCGCGGCCAGATCGCCGTCGACGAGGACGCGCTGGACGGCGAAGGACGCGTCCGGGTTCGCGAACAGCGCTTTCAACGCTGCGATCGTGGCATCTCGCCCCTGCCCCAGCCGCTGGTTGTGCTGGATCATGGTCTTGGTGGCGAAACGGGTATAGGCCCGGTCCGGCTGTTTCTTGTTGAAAAGCAGATCGAGGAAGGCGGCAAAGCGTTGACGGTTGCGCGACGCGGTCCCGGGTTCGGGCCGCGCGGCCGGCCGGGTTGGGGCACCCATCGGATTGCTTCCTGCCGCGATCGGCTGCAGCACATCCCAATGCTCGACGATCCGGCCCTTCTGCAGCCGATAGATGTCGGCCACGGCGGCACCGGGCGTGGCCGGATCACCCTGCCCGAACAGATGGACGAGCGCGAGATCGCCATCGACAAGCAGATGCCGCACCTCGAAACGCGATCCGGCACGGGCAAACATCGGCGCCAGCGCATCGACCGCGGCTTGCCGGCCATCGGGCAGGCCGGGGTTGTGCTGGATGTAATCCGGCTCGACATGCGCGGCGAATGCGCCGGCGACGTCGCGGTCGCGGTAGAAGCGCTCCACGAACGCGGTTATGGTGACGCGATTGTCCTCGGTTGATGCAGGTGATGCGGCGATGAGGCAGATCGCGGCAGCAACCGGGGCCCACCGCCTCACAGCGCGCCCTCCCGCAACAGCGATACCGCGTGATCGCAGGCGCGCGCGGTGAGTGCCATGTAGGTGAGCGACGGGTTCTGACAGGCGGACGAACTCATCTGGGCGCCATCGGTGACAAACAGGTTGGGAATCTCGTGCGCCTGGCTCCATTTGTTGAGCACCGAGGTGGCCGGATCATGGCCCATGCGCGCGCCCCCCATTTCGTGGATCGCCGATCCGCCGACGCCGGGCTGGTCGAAGCCCATAATCACATGGCCGCCCGCCGCTTCCATCATCGCCGCCGCTTCCGCCTTGGCATCGGCCAGCGCCAATCGCTCATTCTCGCCATGCTCGAAATGGATGTTGAGCTGCGGCAGCCCTTGCGGATCAAGCCTGGCTGGATCGAGGGTCAGCCGGTTGCTCGCGCGCGGCAGGCTCTCGGCGAAGCCGACGAACACCATCCGCCAAGGCCCGGTCTTGCGGTTCCGTTCCTTATAGGCCTTGCCGATACCGGCGGCGCGTTTCGCCGCGGTCCACCCGCTTTGCAACGCGCCCCCCTGAAAGCTGTAGCCGCGGGTAAAGGCGGCGTCGCGGCGATCGAGGTTGCGGAAGCGCGGGATGACGACGCCGGTCGGCCGGTTGCCGAAGGTCGTGCGATCGTCGAAGCCGGGAATGATCGCCATCGTCGACAGGGTCGAGGCATGGTCCATGATGTGCGTGCCGAGCACGCCACTGCCGTTGGCGAGACCGTTGGGAAAGGCCTCCGATCGCGAACGCAGCAGGATGTGGACGCTATTGAACGCGCCGGCATTGAGGAACACGATCCGCGCGCCATGGCGCTGACGCGCGCCCGTCTTGACGTCGATCGTGCGCACGCCGGTCACCCGCTTCGTCGCCGGATCATAGTCGACCGCCTCGACCAGCGCGTCGGTGATCAGCGTGAGATTGCCGGTCTTCTGCGCGGCGGGGAGGGTCGAACTCTGCGTGCTGAAATAGGCGCCATAGGAGCAGCCCCGCGCGCAGATCGAGCGGAACTGGCATGGCGCCCGCCCCTCCTTGGGCTGGGTGAGATTCGCCGTCCGTCCCACCGTCAGCCTCCGGTCGGGCCAGCGCGCCGAAATCACCTCGCGGACATGCTGCTCGACGACATTGAGCGCCATTGCCGGCTGGAACTTGCCATCGGGCAATGAGGCCAGCCCCTCCGCCGCGCCGGACACGCCGATGAACTCCTCGACATAGTCATACCACGGCGCGACGTCGGCATAGCGGATGGGCCAGTCGGTGCCATGGCCGTCCTGGCGGTTGGCGTCGAAATCATAGTCCGACCAGCGATAGCTCTGCCGGCCCCAGGTCAGTGACCGTCCGCCGAGTTGATAGCTGCGCCACCAGTTGAATTGCTTGCCTTCCGCCACCGCATAGGGATTTTCCCGATCGTTGACGAAATGGTTCTGGGTGAATTCGGTGAAGTGGCGGTTGAGCCGCTGCACCGCGTAATCCGCGGCATAGAGCCGGGCATCGCCCTCGCCGCGGAATTCCATTTCCCATGGCGCCTTGGTCTCGGTTTCATAGCCGGTGCCATGCTCGATCATGCGCCCGCGCTCGATCATCAGCACCTTGAGGCCTTTTTCGGTGAGTTCCTTCGCGGCCCACCCGCCGGTGATGCCCGAACCCACCACGATCGCGTCGAAATCCATGCTCATCCGAAATCCACCGCTGTCCAATCGCTCGACCAGGACCGGTTGTCGGCCGGCAAGGGCAGGTTCGGTTCCCACCGCCCCGGCACCAGTTCATATTGCAGTTCGCGGCTCGCCCCGATTTCGGACGTGTAATAGCCGGTCAGGATCAGCGCCTTGATCTTGCGCCAGGGATGGTCCTTCGCGTCCGCGCCGAAGGCGTCGGCATCATAGGCCTCCAGCACCGCGAACTGGCGGTCCTTCGCGAGCGACAAGAAGTCGCCGCGGCCAAGGCGATTGAGATCATGCGACACGGCATCGAGCAGCACCAGCCCTCCCCGTTTCCGGTCGCCGCCGGCGTTCGAAGCCGTATCTTCCAGACCGTGGATCAGTGCCATTTCGACGAAGGCGGGCACACCCGCCACCACCGCGCCGGCGGTATCGGTATTGGGCACGACGAGATCCGCGAGCCGCGTCAGCAGCAGCTTTTCCGACGCGGCCGCGCCATCCCCCTGCGCCGCGCGCGCGCGATCCCAGATGGCCAGCGGCGTGCCGGCCAGCACGCCCAGCACCAGAGCGCCGCCGAGGATCTGTCGCCTGTCGGGCCCGCCCGCGGGCGAATCTTCAACCGGCGATTGCGACACGTTGCCGCCTTGCGCTGCCATAACCTCTCCCGGCGACGGATCGCCTTGCCCGTTAACGAACTATAATTCTATTTCTGACATGGATCGGCGCCGCTGGCAACGGCTTCATGCGGCGGGCACGCTCGCAGGCGCGGATTCCCTGATACGCAGCCGTCGCGGAATCGCAAAGGCGCTGACGGCCACCCCAAGCAGACCGAGCACGATGCAGCCGCCCGATACGATGAAGGCCTGGATCGACGCCGCACCATCCCCACCCGTTGCTGCCTGGACCGCGAAGAACAATGTACCGATCGCCGCCGCGCCGATCGCGGCGCCAAGCTGTTGCGTCGCCTTGAGCAGGCCGGAGGCCGAGCCGGCATGGCCGACATCGACTTCGGACAAGGTGCAGGGCGGCAGCGGCCCGCCCGCCAGCCCCATGCCGAGCCCCATCATCAGCAGCGGCGGTGCCAGCATGAGCGGGTGCGTCAGCGTGGCGCCGGCGTACTGCATCAGGATCAGCAACCCGACCAGCGCCGCCGCCATCAGCAAAGCCCCCCAACTGACGATCACCGGGCCGAAGCGCGGCAGCGCCTTGCGCGAGAGCATGCCGATCGCGAAGGAGGCGCCGAACGCATAGGGCACATGCGCCAGCCCGACCGCGGCGGCGCTGAAGCCGAGGCCGCGCTGCAACGCCAGGGTGAGCGTGAACAGCAGGCCGCCCGTCGCCACCTGGAACAGCAATATCGTCACCAGCCCGGCGCTGAACGCACGGGCGCGGAACAGGTCCGGCACGATCAGCGCCGATCCGTCGCGCCGCATCCGGGCGATGCTGTATCGCGCCAGCAGCAGTGCGACCGGCACACTCGCGGCCATCATGGCGAACCCCCAGACCGGCCAGCCATAGAGCGGCCCCTGGATCAGCGGGAAGATCAACAGGAACAGCAGCAGCATCACCAGCACCGTTCCCACCATGTCGAGGCGCGGACGGCGGGCCGATCGGCCATCGGGCAGGATCCGCACGGCGCAGACGATCGCGACAATCCCCACCGGCACGTTGACGAGAAAGATCGGCCGCCATTCGAGACCGAACAGGTTGGCGCTGATCAGCACGCCGCCGATCACCGGCCCCAGCACCGCAGCCAGCCCGCCGAGAACGCCGAACAGCCCCAGCGGCGCCATCCTTTCATGGGGGGCGTACATGATCTGGGTCAGCGACATCACCTGCGGCAGCATGATCGCCGCCGATCCGCCTTGCAGCAGCCGCGCCGCGATCAACTGGTCGGGGTCCGCGGCGATGCCGCACAACAACGAGGTGAGCGTGAAGCCGGAAACGCCGATCAGGAAGGCACGCTTGTAGCCGAAAATGTCGCCAAGGCGCCCGCCGGTGATCAGCAGCAGCGCGAACAGCGTGGAATAGCCGGCGACCATCCATTGCACCTGCGCGTCGCTGGCGCCGAACCGCCCCTGCAAGGTCGGGATTGCGACGTTGATGATCGTCATGTCGACCAGATCGAGCACCATCGCGGTTGCGACGATCGCCAAGGCCAGCGTCCGCCGCCGGCCTGACAGTGCCGCCGATGCAACCGGATCCCCCCTATCCACGCCCATAGTGTCACCCACCCCTCCGCCCGCCCACCAATAAGCGAACGATGATTCTAATAATGGTGGATCGTCGATCCTGATCTTGCCGTCAACCCGTCGACAGGCATTGACACCATTGGCCTCCCCAAAATACGAACAAATATTATAATTTTGTTCGAGTCCATGCTCGGACCGATGGGAGAGTGATGCATGAAGAGGGTGCGGTGGACATGCGCAGGCATGGTGCTGGCTTTGGCAACGGGCGCGATGGCGCAAGTTATCGTTCAATCCCCGTATCGCCCGCCCGAGACGGTGCAGCCGATCGCGGTACCGATCGCGCCATCGAAAGAGCGGCTCAAGCTGCTCATCATCACCGGTCGCAGCAGCTACGAGCATGACTGGACGGGGGTGAACAACCTGCTGCGCAAGCAGCTGCAGGAGACCGGCCGGTTCGACGTGCGCGTCGTCGAGGATTTCGACAATGGCACGCTTGAAACCCTGAAGCCCTATGACGTCGTCCTGCTCAACTATCTGGGGCGCTGGAACTATGCCGACCCCGACGAGAAGCGCTGGAGTCCCGCGGCCGAGAAGGCCTTGTTCGACTATGTCAGCGCGGGCGGCGGCATCGTCGTCTACCACGCCTCGTTCAACATGGGCTCACCGAGCTGGCCCGAATTCGAGAAGCTCGCCGGCGGTGTGATGCGCCCTCAGGCGAAGAGCCGGCGTTCGCCGCCGGGCGGCTTCATGGTCCACGTCGTCGATCGCGGCCATCCGGTGACAAAGGGCATGCGCGAATATTTCTGGACGTTCAACGACGACATGTACACGAACATGCGGTTCGATCCGTCGGTGAAGATCCATGTGCTGGCGACCGCGCACGACGCCGCGGCGAGCTATGCCCCGGAGAAGGCCGGGCCCAAATATCCCGCTTATGCCTACACGGCCGACAAGCTTGGCAAGATGCAGGGCATGGACGCCGACCATCCGCAGGTATGGACCGCGGATTATGGCAAGGGCCGGGTCTTCGCGATCCCACTGGGCCACGGCCCCGACACGCTGCAGTATCAGGGCGTGCGCGGCCTCATCGCGCGCGGTGCCGAATGGGCCGCGACCGGCAAGGTGACCATCCCGGTGGAGACCGACGTCCGCGATTTCCCGATCGAACGCGAAGCGCCCGCCGGGAAATAGGCCAATGCGGGAGCGCGGCGTCCCCGCGCTCCCCGGCTCAGTTGCGCAGGCGAACCGCGGCGACCAGGCCCAGTAACGCGATCAGCAGCAGGTTCTGCCCGATCGCGCCACCCAGGTCACCGCGCAGCGCGTGGAAAAGGATCGCGACACATTGGTTGGCGATCAGCGCCACCGCGGCGCCGCCGATCCAACGGTCGCGGCCCGGCAACAGGCCGGGCAGCAGGAGCAGGGCTGCGCACAGCATCTCGCTGGCGCCCACGACGCGCGCCACCGGCGGCGCCAGCCCCGCCACCCACGCATGATGGCGTGCGAGATCGGCCATCGGCGCGGTCATCTTCATGAAACCGACGAAACCGAAAAATGCCGCCAGAGCGATCTGCGCAGCCCACGCGCCCCCCACCCGAATTCGTCGCATATCCTCTCCCTCCATTTTTTAGAATGATAGAACTTGTTCTGATATGGAGGGGCGAGCCGCGTCAATCATGATCTGTCCGCGCCAATTCCCCAGCGGCCGGGAAAATCGTCCCGCCAGTGCCGCAGCCGCATTGACAGCATTGAGCCCAATCAATAAACGAATATCAGTTCTAATTAGAGGCGACAGAGGAGTCGTCCGGCAGAGAGGAGCCCGCGCGCAGTGCGTTCACCGATCGATTTCGTCCGCCGGCTCTCGATGATGCCGCAGGGCGTCACCATCGTCATTGCCGGTTTCCTGCCCATTCTGGCCATCGTGTCGATGTTTCCGGCGATCCCCGCGATCATCGACCATTTCGCGGCGGACCCGGAAGCGCGCTGGAAGGTGCCGATGATGGTGTCGGCCCCCGGCCTGACCATCGCACTGGTCGCGCCCTTTGCGGGCTTTTTCGTCGACCGGTTCGGCCGTCGCCCGCTGCTGATCGGCGCGACGCTGCTTTACGGCATCGTCGGCACGGCCCCCTTCTTCCTCGACAGCCTCAACGCGCTGATCGCTTGCCGGCTGCTGCTCGGCGTGGCGGAAGCTGCGATCCTCACCACCGTCAACACGCTGATCGCCGACTATTGGGACGATCGCGGCCGCAAGGACTGGCTGTTCCTGCAGGGCATCGCCGGGCCATTCCTGGCGTCAGGCGTGATCCTGGTGGCGGGCGCCGCCTCATCGGTACGTTGGAACGGCATCTTCCTGGTCTACGCGGTCGCTTTTCCGATCTTCCTCGCGATGCTGCTCTGGCTGTTCGAGCCGCGCCGGCCTGAAAGCGAGGTTGCGATCACCGCCGGAGCCCGCGAACCGCGGGTGCGTACGCCCTTCCCCGCCGCGTCGGTAACGTTGATCGGTTCGGTCACGCTGGTCGCCTCGGCGCTCTATTATGTGTTCATCATCAGCGGATCGCTCGCCTGGCGCGAGATCGGCGTGATGGATCCGGCGCGCATCGGCCAGTTGACCGCCATTCCCAGCTTGTTCGTCATGCTGGGCGCGCTGGTCTTCCGCCTGATGGGCGGCAAGCCGCATGCGGTCCAGCTCGTCACGTTCTTCCTGCTGCTCGGTGTCGGCCTTGCCGGCATCGGCCTGGCATCGGACTGGCGCTGGATGGTGATCGCGCTGATGGTGCAACAGACCGGCGCGGGCATGGCCGTCCCCACCATCATCGCGTGGGCGCAGACCAGATTGCCGTTCGAGCATCGCGGTCGCGGCATGGGCGTATGGACCGCCTGCTTCTTCTTCGGCCAGTTCTCCAGCCCGTGGCTGGTGCACCAGGCTGAAAACCTCGTCGGATCCATGCAGGGCGCGTTCCTCGCAGCGGGTCTGGTAGGCGTCATCGCCGCCATCGTCATCGGCGCCGCGCGAACCCTGCGCGCGCCCGTTTCCCCCATCGCCGTCGCGGAGTGATTATGACAAGCGAGATCAAGCGGGGCGTCAGCCTCTACAGTTTCCAGCACGAGACCTTCCAGGGCAAGATGAGCCTGGAGGACTGCTTCCGGACCTGCGCCGAGATGGGCGCGCTGGGCGTCGAGATCATCGGCGAGCAGACTTTCTGGGGCTGGCCCGAGGTCGGCGTCGAGGATGCCAAGATCGACGAATGGCACGGTCTGGTCGCCAAATATGGCGCGACGCCGGTCAGCCATGACTTCATGCTCGATTACAAGCGCTACAAGGGCCGGCCGATGCCGTTCGAGGAGCAGGTGGCAAGCGTCCGCAAGGATATCGACTTCGGCGCGCGCCTCGGCATGAAATATATCCGCGCGCTGGTTTCGATCGCACCCGAAGTGCTGGTCGCCGCCGCCCCCTACGCCGAGGAGAAGGGCATCAAGATCCTGATCGAGGTCCACGCCCCGCTGCACTTCGACCATCCCTGGATCATCCGCCATGCCGAGGCCTTCGAAAAGTCGAGCTCGGATGCGCTGGGCTTCCTGCCCGACATGGGCATGTTCCTGTTCAAGTTTCCGCCGGTGTGGAAGGAGCGCTTCATCCGCAACGGCGTGCCGCAGCACATCGCCGACTATATCGAGACGGCCTATGAGGATCGCGTCCTCAGCGAATATGTGATCCTGAACGTGCGTGAGATGGGCGGTGAGGGTGCTGCGCTCGGCATGGCCGAGACGCTGCGCCACAATGCAGCGTTCGAACCCAAGCGAATGCTCGACTTCATGCCGCGCATCCATAACGTCCATGGCAAATTCTACCAGATGGACGAGGATCTGGTCGAACCGTCGATCCCCTATGACGAGATCGTTCGCGTGCTCAAGCAGGGCGGCTACACCGGCTACATCTGCTCGGAATATGAGGGCAATCGCTGGATCGAGGATGCCCACGAGGTCGATTCGGTCGAGCAGGTCCGTCGCCAGCAGGAAATGCTCAAGCGCCTGATCGGCGAACCCGCCCCCACCGCGCTCGCCGCCTGAAGGAGATACCGATCATGTTCGACAAGATGATGCTGTGCGACGAGGGCTTCGAGAATATCGTCGAGAATGGCGAAACCATCGGCTTCGCGCTCCTCGCGCGCCTGCCCTATTATCGTGGCCTCGGCCTTTCGATGATCGAGGATATCGGGCTCACCGTGGATGGCGTGCCCGTTGCGCGGGGCGACGTGCGCTTTTCGGTGCGTGGGCGGAGCTGGACGCTGGATGAGATGGAAACCGAATATGGTGACCGCTGGAACTTCGGCGAGAAGGCGAAGGTGACTGTGCTGCGTCCCGGCGGCCTGACGCCCGGCGCGCACAAGGTGGAGATCGCGGTGCGCATGCGCGTGTCCTACCTGCCGTTCGTGCCGACCACGAAGACCGGCCGCGAACTCCAGCTCGCCGCCTGACGCGTCGATCGATCGCGGCGGCGCGCGCCGCCGCGATCGACACCGCCGATCATCAACGGACCGGGCGGGCCAGCGTGACGCGCGCCGACCGCGGTCGTGCGGTCGATTGGGGAAACATCAGATGCGTAGCACACTCCGGTCATTTGCGATCGCCCGCATGGCGTTGGCGCCAAGTGGCGCAAGCCCGTCCACGGTCGCGCAGCCAGTGCCACCCCTCACCCTGCCGGTGACCGGAGAGGATATGTTCGCCGGCGGCGCCGCGCCGGTTCCCTGGCGTGCCAGCGCAGGGTACGGCATCAAGTGGCGGACGGATCGGGAACCGTCATGGGCATGAGCCAGGAAATCTGGGTCTCCCCCGCGGCGGTGCAGCTGCAGGAACAGGGGCCCGACTATCTCGACATCGTCGACGATCAGCCCTGGTCGGCGCAGTCCGGGTTCCACCGCGGCTTCTCATCCAGCTTCCGCATTCGCCCCGATCGGAAGCTGTGGTTCCACTTTCCCTTTCAGCTGCCGACGCAGGTAACCGTCCATCGCGCGCTGCTGCTGTGGGAAGCCGAGGGTGATGCCGCCATCAACTGGGTGTGCGTCCATCATGGCGGCATGCAGCGCCAGCATCTGTTCGAGCCGGGCACGGCGCTGAGCGGAACGCCGGTTCCGTTCGATCCGCCGGAACAATGGCGCCATTTCTATCCGGCGTCGCATCGGCTGCTCAGCGACCTGCCGATCGCTCCGGCGATCGACAGCCGGTTCGGCGTTCAGCTCTGCGTGCTGGCGCAGGGACCAGGAGTGGTCCGCTTCTACGGCGCCGGGTTGCGTATCCTCGCGCCCTGATCGCGCGCACCACGGTCAACGTGCGGGCGCGCGCAGGAAGGCAGCGCACATGATCGCCAGATCCTCCTTCAATTCCTCCCAATTGCCCTGGTTCGCGGCTTCCGGCGAGGATCCGAGGCCGAGGAAGCGCGCCAGCGTGTAGTAGATCATGCGAAACGCGTTGCCGACCAGCCGCTCATGGTCGGGTCGACCGAATTCGTCCGAGTAACGCAGCATCTGCGCCTGCGCTTCGGCGCTCAGCTTCTCGGCCGAACTGCGGCCAAGCGCCGACATCGAATCATCGTAAATCGCGCGAAACATGATCGGACGCAGCACCGGACTGTAATCCTTGAGCAGCTCGGCATAGGCATGGATGAAATAATAGGTGTAATCGTCGAGCGTGGCGGATTTGCCCGCGACTTCGGCCATCATCCTGTCCTGGTCCTCGCCGATCCGGGCGAGCACCCGGCCGTGGACGGCGCGGATCAAATCGTCCTTGCTGTCGAAGCGCAGGTAGATCGATCCGATCGAAACCTTGCCCGCCTTGCTCACCTCGGTCAGCGTGAAATCGTCGTTGCCGCGCTTCACCATCAGCTTTTCCGCGGCGGTCAGCATCCGTTCGTAGGAGGCGCGGCTGCGCCCCTGCTGGGGTTCGCGGCTTACTTCGGCTGCCGCCGAAATAGAATCGCTCTTCGTTTTCGCTGTTGACACCGGCGGCATATCAATCCTATCACCAATAAGAACGATGGTTCTAATTATGCTATCATTCTGGAAGCATCGAGAGCCAATGTAAACAAGCCGGCCACCGCAGCGCCAATGAGCGCGATTTGGAGGGGACAATGCGTTTTTCGGTGTTTCTCAACGCGCGGTCGATGGCGCCCAGCGAGGATCGCAAACTGATCCAGGACCTCACGGCGCATGCCACCAGGGCCGCCGCACTGGGTTTCGACGCGATCTTTATGCCCGACCATCATTTCAACGGCTATATGCCGATCGCGTCCGACAGCTACATGTATGCGGCCTATCTCGCTGCGCGTCTGCCGCAGATGCATTTCGGTTTCTCCGTGACTTCGGTGCCGCTCCATCATCCGGTCCGCTTTGTCGAGAGGATCAACATCCTCGATCAACTCACCGATGGCAAACTGCTGATCGGTGTCGGCAGTGGAACGACGCCGGAAGAGATGATCGGCTTCGGCGTCAACTATCGCGAGTCCGGCGCGATTTCGGAAAACAACCTCGCGATCGCCGAACAACTCTGGGCGAAGCGGATGGACGATCCCGCGGTGGAGATCGATAATGGGCCGCACAAGGGCCGCGTGCTGCAGCGGATCGCGCCGGCACCCTATACGCCCCGCCATGCCAGGTTGATGCCTGTCGCGATGAAGGAAGCGAGCGCGCGCCGCGCCGCCGAAAATGGCTGGCCGGCCTTCATCCCCGCTTTCACCCCGCCGCAGATCGGCGGCACCGAACCGATGAAGCATGTCGCCAAATTCTTCGGCATCTATCGCCGGATGCTCGAAGAGGCGGGCCATGCGCCCGAGGTGGTCGCCGATGCGCTCGGCTGGACGACGCATACCTACCAGGTCGTCCATGTCGCCGAGACCGACGCGCAGGCGCGCGCGGAGCTGGAGGTCATCCTGCGATCCTATCAGGACGCGATCGAGCGCGAGAACGAGTATAACCGCCGCGCGGAATCGGACGATGCCAACAAGAAGACCGATCGCACGCCCAACGCGCTGACCGACGACTGGATCGGCACCTGGTGTCTCTACGGATCGCCCGAGACGGTGATCGAGCATCTGGCGCCCTATGCGGAGCTCGGGATCGGCAACATCCTGTGTGGCACCACCACCGGGCCGCTGACCGAGGAGCGGCTGCGGCTGGGCGACCAGACGCTGCGGCTTCTGTCTGAAAAGGTGATGCCAGCGTTCAAGCCGGCGATCCCGTCGTCGGTGGCCGCGGAATAGATCCGAACGGGCAAGCGGCCCTCGAGACGGCCGCCCCGAGCATGAGGAGAGAATGATGGCCAGTTCCCCTGCCGCCACGCGCCGGCGCATCGTCGGACTGGGCGGGACGTTCCGGCAGGCGTCGTCGAGCGAAAGGATCGTCCGTGCGATCCTCGCCGAGTGCGCGGCACTGGGCGCGGAGACGATCATGTTCGACGGGCCCGCGCTCGCGCGGCTGCCGCACTACAATCCCGAGCATCCTGACCGCACGCCGGAAGAAGCCGCGCTTGTCGAGGCGATGCGAGGTGCGGACGGGATCGTGATCGGCAGCCCCGGCTATCATGGCGGCTATTCGGGTCTGGTGAAGAACGCGATCGACCTGCTGGAAGATCTGCGGCCGGACGCGCGCACCTATTTCGACGGGCGTCCGGTCGGCCTTGCGGTCACCGCCGCCGGCTGGCAGGCGTGCGGCACGACGTTGTCGGCGCTGCGCGATGTGATCCACGCGATGCGCGGCTGGCCGACGCCGGTCGGGATCGCGATCAATTCGGTGGAGCAGCGGCCGTTCGGGCCCGACGGCATGATCGTCGACGAGACGGTCGCCCGCGCCATACGCGCGCAGGCCGAACAGATCATGCGCTTCACGATGATGGAGGCCGCAGCGTGATTTCGGGACTTTCGATCGAACAGCGCGTGGCGATGAGCGCCGGCGCGACGATGTGGACGACCGTCGGCTATCCCGACGCCGGCATCCCGTCGCTGGCGATGGCCGATGGCCCGATGGGCATTGCCAGCGGCCGTGTCGACGAGCGCGATGTCGCGCTGCTCTGCCCCTGCCCCACCGCGCTCGGCGCCAGCTGGGATGTCGACCTGTGCGAACGCGTCGGCACGCTGGTGGGCGGTGAAGCGATCCGCATGGGCGTCGACATGGTGCTGGCGCCCAACGTCAACCTTGCGCGCAGCCCGCTGTCCGGTCGCGCGTTCGAATATTATTCGGAAGAGCCGGTGCTGGCCGGCATCATCGGCGCGGCGTGGGTGACGGGGCTGCAGGCGACGGGCACCGCCGCGGTCGTCAAGCACCTCGTCTGCAACGACAGCGAGACGGATCGCGACCGGATGAACGCGGTTGTCGACGAACGCACGTTGCGCGAGATCTATCTGCTGCCGTTCGAACTCTGCGCGGACGCCGGCGCGGGCGGCATGCTCACCGCCTATAACCGCCTCAACGGTGACTGGTGCGCCGAGCAGCACCATGTGATCACGACGATCGTGAAGCAGGAATGGCGGTTTCCGGGCGTCATGATGAGCGACTGGTTCGGCACGCATTCGACCGTCGCGACGCTGCGTGCCGGCCTCGATCTCGAAATGCCCGGCCCGGCCCGCTTCCTGGGGTTCAAGGCGGCCGAGGCGGTCGCGCAAGGCCTCGTCGATGCCGACCGCGCGACCGATGCCGCGGCGCGGGTCGCCGCTGCGGCGGCCCGCTTCACGGGCGGCAAGCGCAGTCCGATCACCGGAGCGGCAGCGGATGCGCTGCTTGTCGAGGCTGCCGCGGCCGGCTTCGTGCTGCTCAAGAATGAGGCGCAGTTGCTGCCGCTGGTGCCGGGTCGCACCCCGCATATCGCCATTATCGGCCCCAATGCGGCGGCGCCCTGCTATCAGGGCGGCACCTTCGCCAAGATCGCGGTCGCGCCCGATGCTGCGCGGCCGTTGGAAGCGATCGTGGCGCGCTACGCCGGTCATGCCCGGATCGACTATGAGCCCGGCGTCGACCCGCAGCCGCGCCTGCCGTCGATGCCGGTGCGCCCCGCGCGTAATATTGGCGACGGTCGCGACAGCGGCATGACCATCGATTACTTTGACGGCCAGTCGCCCGATGCGCGGCTGATCGCCAGCGAGACCCGCGACACCAATTCGCTGGTCTGGTTCGCGGGCGTGCATGACGATGTCGCAGCGCTCGACCGGCCGGCGCGGATCGTCGCGCGCGGTATCTTCCGTGCG
The window above is part of the Sphingomonas sanxanigenens DSM 19645 = NX02 genome. Proteins encoded here:
- a CDS encoding MFS transporter, which gives rise to MRSPIDFVRRLSMMPQGVTIVIAGFLPILAIVSMFPAIPAIIDHFAADPEARWKVPMMVSAPGLTIALVAPFAGFFVDRFGRRPLLIGATLLYGIVGTAPFFLDSLNALIACRLLLGVAEAAILTTVNTLIADYWDDRGRKDWLFLQGIAGPFLASGVILVAGAASSVRWNGIFLVYAVAFPIFLAMLLWLFEPRRPESEVAITAGAREPRVRTPFPAASVTLIGSVTLVASALYYVFIISGSLAWREIGVMDPARIGQLTAIPSLFVMLGALVFRLMGGKPHAVQLVTFFLLLGVGLAGIGLASDWRWMVIALMVQQTGAGMAVPTIIAWAQTRLPFEHRGRGMGVWTACFFFGQFSSPWLVHQAENLVGSMQGAFLAAGLVGVIAAIVIGAARTLRAPVSPIAVAE
- a CDS encoding sugar phosphate isomerase/epimerase family protein; amino-acid sequence: MTSEIKRGVSLYSFQHETFQGKMSLEDCFRTCAEMGALGVEIIGEQTFWGWPEVGVEDAKIDEWHGLVAKYGATPVSHDFMLDYKRYKGRPMPFEEQVASVRKDIDFGARLGMKYIRALVSIAPEVLVAAAPYAEEKGIKILIEVHAPLHFDHPWIIRHAEAFEKSSSDALGFLPDMGMFLFKFPPVWKERFIRNGVPQHIADYIETAYEDRVLSEYVILNVREMGGEGAALGMAETLRHNAAFEPKRMLDFMPRIHNVHGKFYQMDEDLVEPSIPYDEIVRVLKQGGYTGYICSEYEGNRWIEDAHEVDSVEQVRRQQEMLKRLIGEPAPTALAA
- a CDS encoding C-glycoside deglycosidase beta subunit domain-containing protein, with translation MFDKMMLCDEGFENIVENGETIGFALLARLPYYRGLGLSMIEDIGLTVDGVPVARGDVRFSVRGRSWTLDEMETEYGDRWNFGEKAKVTVLRPGGLTPGAHKVEIAVRMRVSYLPFVPTTKTGRELQLAA
- a CDS encoding TetR/AcrR family transcriptional regulator, whose product is MSTAKTKSDSISAAAEVSREPQQGRSRASYERMLTAAEKLMVKRGNDDFTLTEVSKAGKVSIGSIYLRFDSKDDLIRAVHGRVLARIGEDQDRMMAEVAGKSATLDDYTYYFIHAYAELLKDYSPVLRPIMFRAIYDDSMSALGRSSAEKLSAEAQAQMLRYSDEFGRPDHERLVGNAFRMIYYTLARFLGLGSSPEAANQGNWEELKEDLAIMCAAFLRAPAR
- a CDS encoding LLM class flavin-dependent oxidoreductase; translated protein: MRFSVFLNARSMAPSEDRKLIQDLTAHATRAAALGFDAIFMPDHHFNGYMPIASDSYMYAAYLAARLPQMHFGFSVTSVPLHHPVRFVERINILDQLTDGKLLIGVGSGTTPEEMIGFGVNYRESGAISENNLAIAEQLWAKRMDDPAVEIDNGPHKGRVLQRIAPAPYTPRHARLMPVAMKEASARRAAENGWPAFIPAFTPPQIGGTEPMKHVAKFFGIYRRMLEEAGHAPEVVADALGWTTHTYQVVHVAETDAQARAELEVILRSYQDAIERENEYNRRAESDDANKKTDRTPNALTDDWIGTWCLYGSPETVIEHLAPYAELGIGNILCGTTTGPLTEERLRLGDQTLRLLSEKVMPAFKPAIPSSVAAE
- a CDS encoding NADPH-dependent FMN reductase, which gives rise to MMASSPAATRRRIVGLGGTFRQASSSERIVRAILAECAALGAETIMFDGPALARLPHYNPEHPDRTPEEAALVEAMRGADGIVIGSPGYHGGYSGLVKNAIDLLEDLRPDARTYFDGRPVGLAVTAAGWQACGTTLSALRDVIHAMRGWPTPVGIAINSVEQRPFGPDGMIVDETVARAIRAQAEQIMRFTMMEAAA